One window from the genome of Erythrobacter sp. SG61-1L encodes:
- a CDS encoding DUF3142 domain-containing protein — translation MPDSGRVSASAHDAFFLWAGVKPPPVLDRAKTVYVLAGEVRAADNSRFVPLRPQPPRASHADVWLVLRVERIDWTPDVTRQLLREVARWQAAGANLRGVQVDFDSATLHLDRYADFLQQLRGDLPTGMRLSITGLMDWSAHGDPAALARLGTIVDEIVVQTYQGRSTIPGYESYLASLSRLCLPYKVALVDGGEWRAPRGLVSDPHFKGYVVFLLPGKPA, via the coding sequence GTGCCCGATAGCGGAAGGGTCAGTGCCTCTGCCCATGATGCCTTCTTCCTCTGGGCAGGGGTAAAACCCCCGCCCGTGCTGGACAGGGCGAAGACAGTCTATGTGCTGGCGGGTGAAGTGCGCGCGGCGGATAATTCGCGTTTCGTGCCGCTTCGCCCGCAGCCGCCCCGCGCCAGCCATGCCGATGTCTGGCTGGTGCTGCGGGTGGAACGGATCGACTGGACGCCGGACGTCACGCGCCAGTTGCTGCGGGAAGTGGCGCGCTGGCAGGCTGCCGGGGCCAATCTGCGCGGAGTGCAGGTGGATTTCGATTCCGCCACGCTCCACCTCGATCGTTATGCCGATTTCCTGCAGCAATTGCGCGGCGATCTGCCGACGGGAATGCGCCTTTCCATCACAGGGTTGATGGACTGGAGCGCGCATGGCGACCCGGCAGCACTGGCCCGGCTGGGCACTATCGTGGATGAAATCGTGGTGCAGACCTATCAGGGGCGCAGCACCATTCCCGGCTATGAAAGCTACCTCGCCTCGCTCTCTCGTCTGTGCCTGCCTTACAAGGTGGCGCTAGTCGATGGTGGCGAATGGCGTGCGCCCAGGGGGCTGGTGAGCGACCCGCACTTCAAGGGCTATGTCGTGTTCCTGCTGCCCGGAAAGCCTGCCTAG
- a CDS encoding SDR family oxidoreductase — translation MQELTGKVAFITGGANGIGFGMVRAFLAEGMKVVVADWSTSHIENAKAALKGNNAAHFIRTDVADRANLKAAVEEALDVFGKIHVLCNNAGVNGGGTADDPDFTDFDRVMAVNLGGVINGSKIIVPIIKAQGEGGHVVCTSSMAGIVPLPGFAAYSTSKYAVRGYAESLRMQLAPLGIGVSCLFPGATRTGMLHPPEDEPETDFNEEAAGTFQKALWDAARAAIDPLDTGRAVVDAIKENRFHIFTNREFLPEVQQRNREMEEAFPVQEPPQGRVVFESMRADMARNLLATGNRPVVREEDVQGGGLEFSSSEQN, via the coding sequence ATGCAGGAACTGACAGGCAAGGTGGCCTTCATCACCGGCGGCGCGAACGGGATCGGCTTCGGCATGGTCCGCGCCTTTCTGGCCGAGGGGATGAAGGTGGTGGTGGCCGACTGGAGCACCTCCCACATCGAAAACGCCAAGGCCGCCCTGAAGGGCAATAATGCCGCCCATTTCATCCGCACAGACGTGGCCGACCGGGCCAATCTGAAGGCCGCCGTGGAGGAGGCGCTGGATGTGTTCGGCAAGATCCACGTGCTGTGCAACAATGCCGGCGTGAATGGCGGCGGCACGGCGGACGATCCCGACTTCACCGATTTTGATCGCGTGATGGCCGTCAATCTGGGCGGGGTGATCAATGGCAGCAAGATCATTGTGCCGATCATCAAGGCGCAGGGCGAGGGCGGGCATGTGGTCTGCACCTCCTCCATGGCCGGGATTGTGCCGCTGCCGGGCTTTGCCGCCTATTCCACCTCCAAATATGCCGTGCGCGGCTATGCGGAGAGCTTGCGGATGCAACTGGCGCCGCTGGGTATCGGCGTGTCCTGCCTGTTCCCCGGTGCAACCCGCACCGGTATGCTCCACCCGCCGGAAGACGAGCCTGAGACCGACTTCAACGAGGAAGCGGCAGGCACATTCCAGAAGGCCCTGTGGGACGCCGCTCGCGCCGCGATCGACCCGCTGGATACCGGCCGCGCAGTGGTGGATGCGATCAAGGAAAACCGCTTCCACATCTTCACCAACCGCGAATTCCTGCCCGAAGTGCAGCAGCGCAATCGCGAGATGGAAGAAGCCTTCCCCGTGCAGGAACCGCCGCAGGGCCGCGTAGTGTTCGAGAGCATGCGCGCCGACATGGCCCGCAACCTCCTCGCCACCGGCAATCGCCCCGTGGTAAGGGAAGAGGATGTTCAGGGCGGCGGGCTGGAATTCAGCTCCAGCGAGCAGAACTGA
- a CDS encoding SDR family NAD(P)-dependent oxidoreductase encodes MMPIGSFEGKVAFVTGGASGIGLGISKVLIERGAQVVIADLRQDHIDHALALFAGGGQSNAVSALQLDVTNREKYREAAERMKAEFGGIDILVNNAGVGLEGPLLEATYADYDFGFGVNVGGVINGFTEFLPQMVAHGRGGHIVSTASLAAEVVMPPQMAIYAASKAAVCHFCEAAKGELAQHDIGVSILLPGPVKSNIHETIDNRPEHLREGSGFKASEKKLARRIVGDNWMEPEDVGNLVADAILNNTTYVITHGMYKDAMRARAQAVLDATPDRMEVVDSFGNYREEGE; translated from the coding sequence ATGATGCCGATCGGAAGTTTCGAAGGAAAAGTTGCGTTCGTCACTGGCGGGGCCAGCGGGATCGGGCTGGGCATTTCCAAAGTGCTGATTGAACGCGGCGCGCAAGTGGTGATTGCCGATCTGCGGCAGGATCATATCGACCACGCGCTGGCCCTGTTTGCAGGCGGCGGACAATCCAACGCGGTTTCCGCTCTCCAGCTCGACGTGACCAATCGCGAGAAATATCGCGAGGCGGCAGAACGGATGAAGGCCGAATTCGGCGGGATCGACATTCTGGTGAACAATGCCGGCGTCGGGCTGGAAGGCCCGCTGCTGGAAGCGACCTATGCCGATTACGATTTCGGCTTCGGCGTGAATGTGGGCGGGGTGATCAACGGCTTCACCGAATTCCTGCCGCAGATGGTGGCCCATGGCCGGGGCGGGCATATCGTTTCCACCGCCAGCCTTGCCGCCGAAGTGGTGATGCCCCCGCAAATGGCGATCTATGCCGCCAGCAAGGCCGCCGTGTGCCATTTCTGCGAAGCGGCCAAGGGTGAACTGGCCCAGCACGATATCGGCGTTTCGATCCTGCTGCCCGGCCCGGTGAAGTCGAACATCCACGAAACCATCGACAACCGGCCCGAACATCTGCGCGAAGGCAGCGGCTTCAAGGCCAGCGAGAAGAAGCTAGCCCGGCGCATCGTGGGCGATAATTGGATGGAGCCGGAAGATGTCGGCAATCTGGTGGCCGATGCGATCCTGAACAACACCACCTATGTCATCACCCATGGCATGTACAAGGATGCCATGCGCGCCCGCGCGCAGGCCGTTCTGGACGCAACGCCTGACCGGATGGAAGTGGTCGACAGCTTCGGCAACTACCGGGAAGAAGGCGAATAG
- a CDS encoding VOC family protein: protein MRVKAVVLAGLAVLATPASAQAQPEMPAPLVYFHIAGPDLPAQRAFYAGMFGWTIGEDGSLTIPAQPEMSGMLQVEPPNLGPETGSALYFGVADVTAAQARAVELGGAVVFPRLEVPGVVVLGMITDPAGNQVGLIEWRDGKAVVPAVPGS from the coding sequence ATGCGGGTAAAGGCTGTGGTTCTGGCGGGGCTGGCCGTTCTGGCCACCCCGGCTTCGGCGCAGGCGCAGCCTGAAATGCCCGCGCCGCTCGTCTATTTCCACATCGCCGGCCCGGACCTTCCCGCCCAGCGCGCCTTCTATGCCGGGATGTTCGGCTGGACCATCGGCGAGGATGGCAGCCTGACCATTCCTGCCCAGCCGGAAATGAGCGGCATGCTGCAGGTGGAACCGCCCAATCTCGGCCCGGAAACCGGCAGCGCGCTCTATTTCGGCGTGGCGGACGTCACTGCGGCCCAGGCACGGGCCGTGGAACTGGGCGGCGCAGTGGTGTTCCCCCGGCTGGAAGTGCCCGGCGTGGTTGTGCTGGGCATGATCACCGATCCTGCGGGCAACCAGGTGGGCCTGATCGAATGGCGGGACGGCAAAGCCGTGGTGCCCGCCGTTCCGGGGAGCTAG
- a CDS encoding DUF1993 domain-containing protein produces the protein MNETGQERNSVSYSFHAAVVPSLLQILNGSLAWLAKAEIHAAENGISEEEMMGARLAEDMFPFNRQVRGFAMHAQGGIEGAIKGVFSPDMSPPPATFAGLKARVGSAASFLAGLDPAEVNELVGKPMRFVFGETDLPFTADNFLLSFSQPNFYFHVTTSYAILRGMGVEIGKMDYLANLRTGTPQQPFSLASAPEV, from the coding sequence ATGAACGAAACCGGTCAGGAGAGAAATTCCGTGAGCTACAGCTTCCACGCCGCCGTCGTGCCCAGCCTGCTGCAAATCCTGAACGGCTCGCTCGCCTGGCTGGCCAAGGCCGAGATCCATGCGGCCGAAAACGGCATTTCCGAAGAGGAAATGATGGGCGCAAGGCTGGCGGAAGACATGTTCCCCTTCAACCGGCAGGTGCGCGGCTTTGCCATGCATGCGCAAGGCGGGATCGAGGGGGCGATCAAGGGCGTGTTCTCACCCGATATGAGCCCCCCGCCTGCCACATTCGCCGGGCTGAAGGCCCGCGTCGGCTCTGCGGCCAGCTTCCTTGCCGGGCTTGATCCGGCCGAAGTGAACGAGTTGGTAGGCAAGCCGATGCGCTTCGTTTTCGGCGAGACGGACCTGCCCTTCACGGCCGATAATTTCCTGCTCAGCTTCTCGCAGCCGAACTTCTATTTCCACGTCACCACATCCTACGCGATCCTGCGTGGCATGGGCGTGGAGATCGGCAAGATGGACTATCTGGCCAATCTGCGCACCGGCACGCCGCAGCAGCCCTTCTCGCTGGCCAGCGCGCCGGAAGTGTAA